In the Bacillus sp. HSf4 genome, TGTAGGACACTCTATACGGAGTTACAAAAGAACGAGGTAGATGAAGAGGTCTGGAAAGGCCCGCCATAGGAGGTAACAGCCCTGTAGTCAAAACTTCGTTCTCTCCTGAGTGGATCCTGAGTACGGCGGAACACGTGAAATTCCGTCGGAATCCGGGAGGACCATCTCCCAAGGCTAAATACTCCCTAGTGACCGATAGTGAACCAGTACCGTGAGGGAAAGGTGAAAAGCACCCCGGAAGGGGAGTGAAAGAGATCCTGAAACCGTGTGCCTACAAGTAGTCAGAGCCCGTTAACGGGTGATGGCGTGCCTTTTGTAGAATGAACCGGCGAGTTACGATCCCGTGCAAGGTTAAGTTTGAAAAGACGGAGCCGCAGCGAAAGCGAGTCTGAATAGGGCGCATCAGTACGTGGTCGTAGACCCGAAACCAGGTGATCTACCCATGTCCAGGGTGAAGTTCAGGTAACACTGAATGGAGGCCCGAACCCACGCACGTTGAAAAGTGCGGGGATGAGGTGTGGGTAGGGGTGAAATGCCAATCGAACCTGGAGATAGCTGGTTCTCTCCGAAATAGCTTTAGGGCTAGCCTCAAGGTAAGAGTCTTGGAGGTAGAGCACTGATTGGACTAGGGGCCCCTACCGGGTTACCGAATTCAGTCAAACTCCGAATGCCAAAGACTTATCCTTGGGAGTCAGACTGCGAGTGATAAGATCCGTAGTCGAAAGGGAAACAGCCCAGACCGCCAGCTAAGGTCCCAAAGTATACGTTAAGTGGAAAAGGATGTGGAGTTGCTTAGACAACCAGGATGTTGGCTTAGAAGCAGCCACCATTTAAAGAGTGCGTAATAGCTCACTGGTCGAGTGACTCTGCGCCGAAAATGTACCGGGGCTAAACGTATCACCGAAGCTGCGGACTGTTCTTACGAACAGTGGTAGGAGAGCGTTCTAAGGGCTGTGAAGCGAGACCGGAAGGACTCGTGGAGCGCTTAGAAGTGAGAATGCCGGTATGAGTAGCGAAAGAGGGGTGAGAATCCCCTCCACCGAATGCCTAAGGTTTCCTGAGGAAGGCTCGTCCGCTCAGGGTTAGTCGGGACCTAAGCCGAGGCCGAAAGGCGTAGGCGATGGATAACAGGTTGATATTCCTGTACCACCTCCTCACCATTTGAGCAATGGGGGGACGCAGGAGGATAGGGTAAGCGCGGTATTGGATATCCGCGTCCAAGCAGTTAGGCTGGGAAATAGGCAAATCCGTTTCCCATCAAGGCTGAGCTGTGATGGCGAGTGAAATATAGTAGCGAAGTTCCTGATTCCACACTGCCAAGAAAAGCCTCTAGCGAGGTGAGAGGTGCCCGTACCGCAAACCGACACAGGTAGGCGAGGAGAGAATCCTAAGGTGATCGAGAGAACTCTCGTTAAGGAACTCGGCAAAATGACCCCGTAACTTCGGGAGAAGGGGTGCTCTGTTAGGGTGCAAGCCCGAGAGAGCCGCAGTGAATAGGCCCAGGCGACTGTTTAGCAAAAACACAGGTCTCTGCGAAGCCGTAAGGCGAAGTATAGGGGCTGACGCCTGCCCGGTGCTGGAAGGTTAAGAGGAGCGCTTAGCGTATGCGAAGGTGCGAATTGAAGCCCCAGTAAACGGCGGCCGTAACTATAACGGTCCTAAGGTAGCGAAATTCCTTGTCGGGTAAGTTCCGACCCGCACGAAAGGCGCAACGATCTGGGCACTGTCTCAACGAGAGACTCGGTGAAATTATAGTACCTGTGAAGATGCAGGTTACCCGCGACAGGACGGAAAGACCCCGTGGAGCTTTACTGCAGCCTGATATTGAATGTTGGTACAGCTTGTACAGGATAGGTAGGAGCCTTGGAAACCGGAGCGCCAGCTTCGGTGGAGGCATCGGTGGGATACTACCCTGGCTGTATTGACCTTCTAACCCGCTGCCCTTATCGGGCAGGGAGACAGTGTCAGGTGGGCAGTTTGACTGGGGCGGTCGCCTCCTAAAAGGTAACGGAGGCGCCCAAAGGTTCCCTCAGAATGGTTGGAAATCATTCGCAGAGTGTAAAGGCACAAGGGAGCTTGACTGCGAGACCTACAAGTCGAGCAGGGACGAAAGTCGGGCTTAGTGATCCGGTGGTTCCGCATGGAAGGGCCATCGCTCAACGGATAAAAGCTACCCCGGGGATAACAGGCTTATCTCCCCCAAGAGTCCACATCGACGGGGAGGTTTGGCACCTCGATGTCGGCTCATCGCATCCTGGGGCTGTAGTCGGTCCCAAGGGTTGGGCTGTTCGCCCATTAAAGCGGTACGCGAGCTGGGTTCAGAACGTCGTGAGACAGTTCGGTCCCTATCCGTCGCGGGCGCAGGAAATTTGAGAGGAGCTGTCCTTAGTACGAGAGGACCGGGATGGACGCACCGCTGGTGTACCAGTTGTTCTGCCAAGGGCATCGCTGGGTAGCTATGTGCGGACGGGATAAGTGCTGAAAGCATCTAAGCATGAAGCCCCCCTCAAGATGAGATTTCCCATTCCGTTAAGGAAGTAAGATCCCTGAAAGATGATCAGGTTGATAGGTCTGAGGTGGAAGTGTGGCGACACATGGAGCTGACAGATACTAATCGATCGAGGGCTTAACCAAATGAATGTCTTACGACACCGTTATCTAGTTTTGAGAGAACACCTCTCAAATAAGGTTTGGTGGCGATAGCGAAGAGGTCACACCCGTTCCCATGCCGAACACGGAAGTTAAGCTCTTCAGCGCCGATGGTAGTTGGGGGCTTCCCCCTGTGAGAGTAGGACGCCGCCAAGCAACGTAAAAGACCAGCTTTAAATAAGCTGGTCTTTTTTTGTTTTTTCAAAGTTTTACGACAGTCAAAAGTGGAAATAATAAAGGAGCAAGAGCAATTAGTTGAAAAAAAATTAAAAACCACTTATAGTAAAGTTAAAGTCAAATATAGTCAAAGTCAAGTGAAGGAGGGGGCTGAGTGGGGAAGAATATTTCTGATATCATTGAACAGTATCTAAAACAAGTTTTAGAAACAAATGGGAAGGAAATTTTGGAAATTAAACGGAGTGAATTAGCTGATAAATTTCAATGTGTCCCTTCCCAGATCAATTACGTTATCAATACGCGATTTACAAGTGAGCGCGGATATATTGTCGAAAGCAAAAGGGGAGGCGGCGGCTATATCCGCATCATTAAAATTAAAATGAACGACAAAACAGATTTGATCGATAATATTATGAATCAAATCTACACGAGACTTTCACAAGCTGCTTCAGATGACATTATTTTGCGGCTTCTGGAAAACGGTGTGATCACGAAAAGCGAAGCGAAATTGATGGTCAGTGTAATGGATCGTTCTGTTTTATACATTGATTTACCTGAACGTGATGAGTTAAGAGCAAGAATGATGAAGGCCATGCTTACGTCACTTAAATTTAAGTAAAGCGGGTGAGAAGCGTGATATGTCAAGAATGTAATAAAAGGCCGGCTACTTTTCATTTTACAAAAGTTATAAATGGCGAAAAAAGAGAAATGCATATCTGTGAACAATGTGCAAAAGAGAACAGTGATTCATACTCTATGAATGAAAATAGCGGATTTTCCATCCATAATTTGCTGTCAGGACTTTTGAATTTGGATTCTTCTTTTACAAACAGCAGCGAGGCTCAGCTGTTTAAACAGCAGCCTGAACAAGTTCTTCGATGCAAAAAGTGTCATATGACGTTTTCCGAATTCAGAAAAACAGGGCGTTTTGGATGTTCGGAGTGCTATAAAACATTTCATTCCTACATTACACCCATTTTAAGAAAAGTCCACAGCGGAAATACAGTCCATGCTGGAAAAATTCCGAAAAGAATTGGTGGAAACCTGCATGTCCGAAGACAAATTGAGACATTGAAAAAAGAGCTTTCAGAATTGATTCAACAGGAAGAGTTTGAAAAAGCGGCCACCATTAGAGATCAGATCAGGTCACTTGAACAAAATGTGAAAGCAGACAATAAGGAGGGGGAAGACTGATGTCACTGCAGCATTTTATTCAGAACGCTTTAAGCAACTGGATGCGGCAGGAAGGCCCTGAAAGTGACATCGTCCTGAGCAGTCGGATCCGTCTTGCGCGAAATTTAGAGAAAGTCCGTTTTCCAACACTTTTTTCAAATGAAGAAGCATCGGCGATTATTGCTTTATTTGAAGAACAATTTACCGGATATGAAGTGCCTGGCATTGGGAAATTTGAGATGGTGAAAATGGAGCAGGTACAGCCGCTGGAAAAAAGGGTACTGGTGGAAAAACATTTGATCAGCCCTCATTTAACAGAAGCTTCGTTTGGTGCATGCCTTCTTTCTGAAAACGAAGAAGTCAGCATCATGTTAAATGAAGAAGATCATATCCGTATTCAATGTCTTTTCCCAGGATTTCAGCTGTCAGAAGCTTTAAATGCGGCAAACAAAGTCGATGACTGGATTGAAGAGCGTGTCGATTATGCTTTTTCAGAGCAAAGAGGCTACTTGACCAGTTGCCCGACAAATGTCGGAACGGGACTCAGGGCATCCGTGATGATGCATCTTCCCGCTTTGGTGTTAACTAGGCAGATCAACCGAATTATTCCGGCAATTAACCAATTAGGGCTTGTTGTTAGAGGAATTTACGGTGAAGGCAGCGAAGCATTAGGAAATATCTTTCAGATTTCAAACCAAATCACCCTTGGAAAATCAGAGCATGACATTGTTGAAGATCTTAATAGCGTGGTAGCCCAACTGATCGAACAAGAACGTTCGGCACGAAAGGCGCTTTATCAGACATCACAAATTGAGCTTGAAGACCGGGTCTACAGATCCTACGGCGTGCTTTCCAACTGCCGCATGATCGAGTCGAAAGAGACGGCAAGATGTCTTTCAGACGTGCGTCTCGGCATTGACCTTGGAATCATTAAAGGCCTTTCCAGCAACATACTTAATGAATTGATGATCCTGACTCAGCCCGGTTTTCTCCAGCAGTATTCCGGAGGCGCCCTGAGAGCAAACGAGAGGGATGTCAGAAGAGCGACTCTTATCAGAGAGCGGTTGAAATTAGAAAACAACGGCAATAGACAGGAGGATGAAACGATATGATGTTTGGAAGATTTACAGAAAGAGCACAAAAAGTATTGGCGCTTGCTCAAGAAGAAGCTCTGCGTCTCGGCCATAATAACATTGGGACAGAACATATTCTCCTCGGCCTTGTTCGTGAGGGTGAGGGCATTGCCGCAAAGGCGCTTCAGGCATTGGGGCTCAGCCCCGACAAAATTCAAAAAGAGGTTGAAAGCCTGATCGGCCGCGGGCAGGAAATGTCCCAATCCATCCACTACACACCAAGAGCCAAAAAAGTGACCGAACTTGCCATGGATGAGGCAAGAAAGCTGGGGCACTCATACGTGGGAACCGAACACATCCTCTTGGGCTTAATTCGCGAAGGAGAAGGCGTAGCAGCGAGAGTGCTGAACAATTTAGGGGTCAGCTTAAATAAAGCGAGACAGCAAGTATTGCAGCTTTTGGGCAGCAATGAGAGCGGAGGCGCCGCGTCGGGGGCGAACAGCAATGCCAATACACCTACCTTAGACAGCCTTGCCCGCGATTTGACGGCGATTGCCAAAGAAGACAGCCTTGATCCCGTTATCGGCCGGAGCAAAGAAATTCAGCGCGTCATTGAAGTGCTGAGCAGAAGAACAAAAAACAATCCCGTGTTAATCGGGGAGCCTGGTGTCGGTAAAACAGCGATAGCCGAAGGCTTGGCCCAGCAGATCATCAACAACGAAGTGCCGGAAATTTTACGCGACAAACGCGTTATGACGCTTGATATGGGCACTGTCGTTGCAGGTACGAAATACCGCGGGGAATTTGAAGACCGCCTTAAAAAAGTGATGGATGAAATCCGCCAGGCCGGCAATATCATCTTATTTATCGATGAATTGCATACGTTGATCGGCGCTGGAGGTGCGGAAGGAGCAATCGATGCCTCCAATATCCTGAAGCCGTCGCTTGCTCGGGGAGAACTGCAATGCATCGGGGCGACAACCCTTGATGAATATAGAAAATACATTGAAAAAGACGCTGCGCTTGAACGCCGTTTTCAGCCGATTCAAGTCGATCAGCCGTCACCTGAAGAAAGCATTCAGATTTTAAGAGGGCTGAGAGACCGCTATGAGGCACACCATCGCGTATCGATCACCGATGAAGCGATCGAAGCAGCCGTGAAGCTGTCAGACCGCTATATTTCAGACCGGTTCCTGCCTGACAAAGCGATCGATTTAATCGATGAGGCCGGTTCAAAAGTTCGCCTGCGTTCCTTCACAACGCCTCCTAATTTAAAAGAGCTTGAACAAAAGCTTGATGAGGTGCGCAAAGAAAAAGATGCCGCCGTCCAAAGCCAGGAATTTGAGAAAGCAGCATCTCTGCGTGATACAGAACAGCGCCTGAGGGAACAGGTTGAAGAAACAAAGAAAACTTGGAAAGAAAAGCAAGGGCAAGAAAACTCCGAAGTAACAGTTGAGGATATCGCGATGGTCGTATCAAGCTGGACCGGGGTGCCGGTTTCAAAAATCGCCCAGACGGAAACAGATAAGCTCCTGAATATGGAACAAATTCTTCATTCACGGGTAATCGGCCAGGATGAAGCGGTTGTTGCCGTTGCCAAAGCTGTCAGACGGGCGCGGGCCGGACTAAAAGATCCGAAACGTCCGATCGGTTCATTTATTTTCCTCGGTCCGACAGGTGTCGGTAAAACAGAGCTTGCCCGCGCACTTGCGGAATCTATTTTTGGTGATGAAGAAGCGATGATTCGCATTGACATGTCTGAGTACATGGAGAAGCACTCCACATCAAGACTAGTCG is a window encoding:
- a CDS encoding CtsR family transcriptional regulator yields the protein MGKNISDIIEQYLKQVLETNGKEILEIKRSELADKFQCVPSQINYVINTRFTSERGYIVESKRGGGGYIRIIKIKMNDKTDLIDNIMNQIYTRLSQAASDDIILRLLENGVITKSEAKLMVSVMDRSVLYIDLPERDELRARMMKAMLTSLKFK
- a CDS encoding UvrB/UvrC motif-containing protein — encoded protein: MICQECNKRPATFHFTKVINGEKREMHICEQCAKENSDSYSMNENSGFSIHNLLSGLLNLDSSFTNSSEAQLFKQQPEQVLRCKKCHMTFSEFRKTGRFGCSECYKTFHSYITPILRKVHSGNTVHAGKIPKRIGGNLHVRRQIETLKKELSELIQQEEFEKAATIRDQIRSLEQNVKADNKEGED
- a CDS encoding protein arginine kinase, coding for MSLQHFIQNALSNWMRQEGPESDIVLSSRIRLARNLEKVRFPTLFSNEEASAIIALFEEQFTGYEVPGIGKFEMVKMEQVQPLEKRVLVEKHLISPHLTEASFGACLLSENEEVSIMLNEEDHIRIQCLFPGFQLSEALNAANKVDDWIEERVDYAFSEQRGYLTSCPTNVGTGLRASVMMHLPALVLTRQINRIIPAINQLGLVVRGIYGEGSEALGNIFQISNQITLGKSEHDIVEDLNSVVAQLIEQERSARKALYQTSQIELEDRVYRSYGVLSNCRMIESKETARCLSDVRLGIDLGIIKGLSSNILNELMILTQPGFLQQYSGGALRANERDVRRATLIRERLKLENNGNRQEDETI
- the clpC gene encoding ATP-dependent protease ATP-binding subunit ClpC; the protein is MMFGRFTERAQKVLALAQEEALRLGHNNIGTEHILLGLVREGEGIAAKALQALGLSPDKIQKEVESLIGRGQEMSQSIHYTPRAKKVTELAMDEARKLGHSYVGTEHILLGLIREGEGVAARVLNNLGVSLNKARQQVLQLLGSNESGGAASGANSNANTPTLDSLARDLTAIAKEDSLDPVIGRSKEIQRVIEVLSRRTKNNPVLIGEPGVGKTAIAEGLAQQIINNEVPEILRDKRVMTLDMGTVVAGTKYRGEFEDRLKKVMDEIRQAGNIILFIDELHTLIGAGGAEGAIDASNILKPSLARGELQCIGATTLDEYRKYIEKDAALERRFQPIQVDQPSPEESIQILRGLRDRYEAHHRVSITDEAIEAAVKLSDRYISDRFLPDKAIDLIDEAGSKVRLRSFTTPPNLKELEQKLDEVRKEKDAAVQSQEFEKAASLRDTEQRLREQVEETKKTWKEKQGQENSEVTVEDIAMVVSSWTGVPVSKIAQTETDKLLNMEQILHSRVIGQDEAVVAVAKAVRRARAGLKDPKRPIGSFIFLGPTGVGKTELARALAESIFGDEEAMIRIDMSEYMEKHSTSRLVGSPPGYVGYDEGGQLTEKVRRKPYSVVLLDEIEKAHPDVFNILLQVLEDGRLTDSKGRTVDFRNTILIMTSNVGASELRRNKYVGFNVQDETQTYKDMKDKVMGELKRAFRPEFINRIDEIIVFHSLEKKHLKDIVSLMSEQLTKRLKEQDLSIELTEAAKEKIAEEGVDLEYGARPLRRAIQKHVEDRLSEELLKGHIEKGQHIVLDVDNGEFVVKTEAKTN